The DNA window GTCACGAAGGTGTTCCTGACCGGCGGGGCGGCGAAATCCCGGTTCCTGAAGGAAATGATGGCCGAGAAGATCGGCGTCGAAGTCGAGATCTTCAACGCCTTCGAAGGGCTGACGGTGGATGAGCGCCTGGTGGATCCTGCGGTGGTGTCCCGGAATACGACGGCCGCGACGGTAGCGATAGGACTTGCGCTCCGTAACCTGGAGGATCGCCGATGATCCGCATAAACCTGATCCGCGGGAGACGGAAGAAACGCAAGGAGCTGGACATAAATGCCGCCTATCTCGTCCTGCCGCTGCTCATCCTTGCGGGGCTGTTCATGTTCCACAGGATGGAGACCAACCGGATCAAGGAACTGGAGACCGATATAGTCCGCAAGAACGCCGAGATCGAGCGTTTGAAAAAGGAGATAGGAGAGGTCGAGAAGTTCAAGCTCCGGAAGGCGGAACTTCTGCGGAAGGTGGACATCATTTCCAACCTTCAGAGGGGGAGGACGCTCCCGATGAGGGTGTTCGAAACGGTTTCCGCTTCCATACCCGAGAAATGCTGGATCGACAGGATGGAAATGAAGGGCACACAGGTTTCCCTTTCGGGCGTCGCCCTGAACAACCATACGATCGCCAACTTCATGACGGCGCTCGGTCAAAGCGGGCGTTTTCAGAACGTGGCATTGGGATCGGCGGACCAGACGACGGTCATGGGCGTCAAGTTGATGAAATTCAATTTGACGTTCGAGATGATGCCCGGCTGACCGGGGAACGGGAAGAGGTGTCGGGATGGCGTTGAAACTGGGTGATCTCTCTAAAGTCCCGCCGAAGCAGAAAGTGTTCCTTGCCGTGCTTGTCTGCATGCTGATGGTGACGGGATATTACTATCTCTACCACCGTGAACTGGCGGTTCAAAAAGCCGATAAACAGAAGAAGCTGAACGAACTGGACGCCGTAATCAAAATGCAGGCCGACATCGCGAAAAACCTGCCTTCCTTCAAGGCGGAGGTCAGCAGGCTCGAAGAGCAGCTTGGCCTTCTGCTGGAGCAGCTTCCCAACTCCGCGGAGATCCCCAGCCTTCTGAAGAACGTATCGGACCTGGGCAAGGAGTCCGGGCTGGAATTCATCAAGTTCGCTCCCGCCAAGGAGGGGGCGAAGGATTTCTACGCCGAGATCCCGGTCTCCATCGCAGTGAGCGGCGACTTCCACAGCTATCTCCTTTTCGCCGACAAGGTGAGCCACCTGCCCCGCATCGTGAATCTTTCGGAAATTGTCTTCAGCAATCCTAAACCGGCCGGGGAAAACCATATGTCGGTCAGCGTGTCCTTCACCGCCACCACGTACCGGTTCCTCGAGCAGAAGCCCCAGGAAGCTTCCGAAGCCGGAAAAGGAAAAGCGAAATGACCTGGATGACCGCGCGGTCTATTCTTGCAATAGCGGCGGTGTTCGGCCTGTGCGCGGTAGGCACGGCCGGATGCGCGAAGGAGGAGCAGGCGCCGCAGCAAGTCGTGAAAAAGATGGTTCCCAAGGAACAGCCCAAGCCGGCGGAGGGGGCGAAGCC is part of the Deltaproteobacteria bacterium genome and encodes:
- the pilO gene encoding type 4a pilus biogenesis protein PilO, whose translation is MALKLGDLSKVPPKQKVFLAVLVCMLMVTGYYYLYHRELAVQKADKQKKLNELDAVIKMQADIAKNLPSFKAEVSRLEEQLGLLLEQLPNSAEIPSLLKNVSDLGKESGLEFIKFAPAKEGAKDFYAEIPVSIAVSGDFHSYLLFADKVSHLPRIVNLSEIVFSNPKPAGENHMSVSVSFTATTYRFLEQKPQEASEAGKGKAK
- a CDS encoding PilN domain-containing protein — protein: MIRINLIRGRRKKRKELDINAAYLVLPLLILAGLFMFHRMETNRIKELETDIVRKNAEIERLKKEIGEVEKFKLRKAELLRKVDIISNLQRGRTLPMRVFETVSASIPEKCWIDRMEMKGTQVSLSGVALNNHTIANFMTALGQSGRFQNVALGSADQTTVMGVKLMKFNLTFEMMPG